In Pseudomonas putida, a genomic segment contains:
- a CDS encoding helix-turn-helix domain-containing protein: MKTLDDVMNELSPDRRAKIEARGVELICEEMTLQALRRQLEITQEGLAERLDIRQSNVSKVEQRNDMLISTLRSYVEALGGRLELVAHIPGRPPVTLDGFSEAQVKRV, from the coding sequence ATGAAAACGCTTGATGATGTCATGAACGAGCTTTCGCCTGACCGCAGGGCGAAAATCGAGGCCCGCGGGGTTGAATTGATCTGTGAGGAGATGACCTTGCAAGCATTGCGCAGGCAGTTGGAAATCACCCAGGAAGGGCTGGCGGAACGCCTCGATATCCGGCAGAGCAATGTTTCCAAGGTGGAGCAGCGCAACGACATGTTGATTTCCACCCTCCGCAGCTACGTGGAGGCTCTGGGTGGGAGATTGGAGCTTGTTGCACATATCCCTGGCCGTCCCCCTGTCACGCTTGACGGGTTTTCTGAGGCGCAGGTGAAACGCGTCTAG
- a CDS encoding ABC transporter permease — MAKRYGKGLLGWAAVLVILALLVHWIGIDTIARYRDDLGFYLQAHLVLVLASMAAALAVGIPAGIALSRPHRVDKAERFMQFFNVGNTIPPLAVLAIALSILGIGAGPAIFALFLASLLPIVRNTYEGLKNVPASLKEAATGIGMTPRQQLWQVELPNAVPIIVGGVRVALALNVGTAPLAFLIGANSLGSLIFPGIALNNQPQLLLGAACTALLALVLDAAVSFSSKRWLERGLAQ; from the coding sequence GTGGCTAAACGCTACGGAAAGGGGCTGTTGGGATGGGCCGCCGTGCTCGTCATCCTGGCCCTGCTGGTCCACTGGATCGGCATCGACACGATCGCGCGTTACCGCGACGATCTTGGGTTCTACCTGCAAGCGCACCTGGTTCTGGTGCTGGCTTCGATGGCGGCGGCGTTGGCCGTGGGCATCCCCGCCGGCATTGCCCTGAGTCGACCGCACCGGGTCGACAAAGCCGAACGCTTCATGCAGTTCTTCAACGTTGGCAACACCATTCCCCCCCTGGCCGTTCTGGCCATTGCCCTGAGTATTCTGGGCATCGGCGCAGGCCCCGCGATCTTCGCGCTGTTCCTCGCCTCCCTCCTGCCCATCGTGCGCAACACCTACGAGGGCCTGAAAAACGTCCCCGCCTCGCTCAAGGAAGCCGCCACCGGCATCGGCATGACGCCGCGCCAGCAACTGTGGCAAGTGGAGTTGCCCAACGCCGTGCCGATCATCGTCGGCGGCGTGCGCGTGGCCTTGGCGTTGAACGTGGGCACTGCACCGCTGGCCTTCCTGATCGGCGCCAACAGCCTTGGCAGCCTGATCTTCCCCGGCATCGCCCTGAACAACCAGCCGCAACTGCTGCTGGGCGCCGCCTGCACGGCGTTGCTGGCGCTGGTGCTGGACGCCGCGGTGAGTTTCTCCAGCAAGCGCTGGCTGGAACGTGGCCTGGCCCAATAA